The Pirellulales bacterium genome has a segment encoding these proteins:
- a CDS encoding phage portal protein, translating to MLLDRLISRRSIENPAVPLDAEEWLYDGMQSIRSESGERVNHRTAMTLGAFWRGVNLISSAVAKTPLLVHELHEGGENKSVDRDHPAYRPLRRKANPQMTAFTFKETLTGHAIAVGNGYGYIERNGAAEVQTLWPLLPHVTWPVRYYPNGVADVTASKLWYTTVIRGNVEFFKAEDVLHLKGLGYDGLIGYSAIRQGRNTIGEGLAQQKYGSRFFRNSAIPSVVLEFPNAMKESAVKETLRQWDQMHRSAERAHRPGILTNGAKANPVSLSAADAQLLESRKYNVRDVANWLNMSASKLGDDARTAYASLEMEDQNYLDETLDPWLCRWETECDDKLLREGEKDDESHEIKFRRRDLVRLDSRSRGQLYTQMRFAGLWSADECRADSDMPPQIGGVGQTYLPPQRAAAAPTKDPQKVENGKSSGTPPDDGDAGGDETGTDATGNDTTSDDANRSILQTVVRGMLSEVAGRMGRRLQTAFERGNRQEIREKHLAAVAESLEKPLVACRVLQGRGSSRNERDQLADLAVQAAQRCETSSDVAAAVERAITDFVYTEGDA from the coding sequence ATGCTCCTCGACCGCCTGATCAGTCGCCGCTCGATCGAAAACCCCGCGGTCCCCTTGGACGCCGAGGAGTGGCTGTACGACGGCATGCAGAGCATCCGCAGCGAGAGCGGCGAACGGGTAAACCATCGCACGGCGATGACGCTGGGGGCCTTCTGGCGTGGCGTGAACTTGATCAGCTCGGCCGTGGCCAAGACGCCGCTGTTGGTTCACGAGCTGCACGAAGGGGGAGAAAACAAGTCGGTCGATCGGGACCATCCTGCGTATAGGCCGCTGCGACGGAAGGCCAACCCGCAGATGACGGCCTTCACGTTCAAGGAGACGCTCACGGGGCACGCGATCGCCGTGGGAAACGGCTACGGCTACATCGAGCGCAACGGCGCCGCAGAGGTACAGACGCTGTGGCCGCTGCTGCCGCACGTGACCTGGCCCGTGCGTTATTACCCCAATGGCGTGGCCGACGTCACGGCGAGCAAGCTGTGGTATACGACCGTGATCCGCGGCAACGTGGAGTTTTTCAAGGCCGAGGACGTCCTGCATCTGAAGGGGCTCGGTTACGACGGTCTGATCGGCTACAGCGCCATTCGCCAGGGACGGAACACGATCGGCGAAGGACTTGCGCAGCAGAAATACGGCAGCCGCTTCTTCCGCAACTCGGCCATCCCCTCGGTCGTGCTCGAGTTCCCCAACGCCATGAAGGAGTCGGCGGTCAAAGAAACGCTGCGCCAATGGGACCAGATGCACCGTTCGGCCGAGCGGGCGCATCGGCCTGGCATTCTTACCAACGGCGCCAAGGCCAACCCGGTGTCGCTGTCGGCGGCCGACGCGCAGTTGCTCGAGTCGCGCAAGTACAACGTCCGCGACGTGGCCAACTGGTTGAACATGAGCGCTTCGAAACTGGGGGACGACGCGCGGACGGCCTACGCCTCGCTCGAGATGGAGGATCAGAATTATCTCGACGAGACGCTCGACCCGTGGCTGTGCCGCTGGGAAACCGAGTGCGACGACAAGCTGCTGCGCGAGGGAGAGAAGGACGACGAATCGCACGAAATCAAGTTCCGCCGCCGCGACCTGGTGCGGCTCGACTCGCGCAGCCGCGGCCAGCTCTACACGCAGATGCGCTTCGCAGGGCTGTGGTCGGCCGACGAGTGCCGCGCCGATTCCGATATGCCGCCGCAAATCGGCGGCGTCGGCCAAACCTATCTGCCGCCGCAACGTGCGGCCGCGGCGCCGACGAAGGATCCGCAGAAGGTCGAGAACGGGAAATCTTCGGGCACGCCGCCCGACGACGGCGACGCCGGCGGCGATGAAACCGGTACCGATGCCACGGGCAACGATACCACGAGCGACGACGCCAATCGCAGCATTCTGCAAACGGTGGTGCGCGGGATGCTCAGCGAGGTCGCCGGGCGGATGGGGCGCCGTCTGCAAACGGCCTTCGAGCGCGGGAACCGTCAGGAGATCCGGGAAAAGCACCTGGCGGCGGTCGCCGAGTCGTTGGAAAAACCGCTGGTAGCGTGCCGCGTACTGCAAGGCCGCGGCAGCAGCCGCAACGAACGGGATCAGCTTGCCGACCTGGCCGTGCAGGCGGCCCAGCGTTGCGAGACTTCCAGCGACGTCGCGGCCGCGGTGGAACGGGCCATTACCGATTTTGTATATACCGAAGGAGACGCGTAG